The sequence AGTCGGCAAAAAAATGGATCGAAAACGTAGATTATCAACATTCAGTAAGTTGGTATGCTCCAATGGAGTGAATAGCATAATATTTAACCGTCGGGTAGTCTTGGCGGTTTTTATTTTAATTGGTCAGGGTTACTCCAAATGAACTGCGGAGAGCCTTCTTTTGCCTTAGGGTGAGGGGAGGTTTTTTGTTGTGTTCATTTTGTTAAAGGGACAATAACACAGACTGTAATAACGTTTTTGTGTACTCATTAAAACAACTGAATAGTGAGTCAGATCACAATCTATTTTTGATGACATGATAAATTGAAGCTATTAAGGTAATCCAGGAGGATTTGTTATGACAAGATACGAACAACAAAGGCACTTTCTAAAATCTAATTTTCATGAATTTAAACATATAAAAACAGATAAGATCAAAGGATTTGCACAACCGCCAATTGTTAAGCCCGCCCATTCGGATTCAATAATTATTGATTTGCCAAAGGTCAGCAAAGACGTTGTGTGTAAAGAAAACATTTTTGATTGTATAAATCAAAGAAGGAGTACGAGGTTTTATTCTGCGGAAACTTTAAGTCTGGATGAGTTATCATATTTATTATGGGCTACCCAAGGGATCACAAGTATTAATAAGAATGGACTTACGCTGCGAACTGTACCATGCAGTGGTGCGACACACACATTTGAAACTTATTTAATTATTATGCGGGTAGAAGGCATTCAACAAGGAATCTACAGATACCTTCCTGTCGAACATAAGCTATTATTTATGTTTGAATTAGATGAACTTGAACATAAAATTGATGCTATTACTTTAGATCAGCCATTTGTCCCTAACTTTGCAAAAAAGGCTTCTGTACTGTTTGCATGGAGTACAACACCATATCGCTCCGAATGGAAGTATGATATTTCAGCTCACAAAAAAATCCTTATCGATATTGGACATGTATGCCAAAACCTTTATTTATCCAGTGAATCTATCGGTGCAGGTGCTTGCGCAATTGGAATCTATGATCAAAAGTTGATTGATGAGATTTTAGAATTAGACGGTGATGAAGAATTTGTTATCTATCTTGGCGCAGTTGGGAAGAAACGAGAATAGCTACTCGAAAATGGCCCACCCATCAACACAATTGTTGCATATTTCAAAACACAGTACGAATTATCATGCAAAAAATAAACGTAAAAGAGCTGATCAAACTTGGGGAGCTGAAAATATAGCTGCCGTGCTTTTGCAGTGAACAATGCGTTTAAGCCTTCTTTTGCCTCAGGTGAGGGAGGTTTTTTGTTTTATGTTGAAAGATTCAGAAAAATAATATTATTTTTTGATTTGTAAACATGATAAATATCGCATAATAATGGTAATTAAGTTATTATATTAAATTCATTAAATTATTGGAGGTGAATTTATGTTAATAAGAGTCCAGAAAAATCCGATTTTTTTAATTATTCTAATAGCTGCATCCACTGAGGTTTTCTTAACAATGTCACCATTTAAAGCAGATATTTATATCCTTTGTTTTACTGCTATCATCCTGATAATTTTCGCTTTGCTTATTTTCACTTATTTTCGGAGCTACTTTAAATTAGAAAGGGAACATTTTATTTATGTATTTGGATTTTCCAAAAAAGCTATTCCATATAGTTCAATACAGAAGGTGAATCTGTCTGATAATTTAACAGCATCTCCAGCATGGACTTTAAAACGTCTGGAAATTGTTACTTATGAACGTTCATATTTGTTGTCCCTTCCATTACAAAAAGATAAATCTAAATTAATTGAAACCGGTTGAACACCCTTATGCTGGACACTGCACCCCCCCTGTGTCATGCTAGTTGTCGTACCTCTCAATAGTATGTAAAGTAGATTAAAAGAGAGACTGAGGTGGAGCGACAATGGCTAGATACAGTGACGAACTCAAACATAGGA comes from Paenibacillus sp. 19GGS1-52 and encodes:
- a CDS encoding PH domain-containing protein; this translates as MLIRVQKNPIFLIILIAASTEVFLTMSPFKADIYILCFTAIILIIFALLIFTYFRSYFKLEREHFIYVFGFSKKAIPYSSIQKVNLSDNLTASPAWTLKRLEIVTYERSYLLSLPLQKDKSKLIETG
- a CDS encoding SagB family peptide dehydrogenase, which translates into the protein MTRYEQQRHFLKSNFHEFKHIKTDKIKGFAQPPIVKPAHSDSIIIDLPKVSKDVVCKENIFDCINQRRSTRFYSAETLSLDELSYLLWATQGITSINKNGLTLRTVPCSGATHTFETYLIIMRVEGIQQGIYRYLPVEHKLLFMFELDELEHKIDAITLDQPFVPNFAKKASVLFAWSTTPYRSEWKYDISAHKKILIDIGHVCQNLYLSSESIGAGACAIGIYDQKLIDEILELDGDEEFVIYLGAVGKKRE